The following are from one region of the Sandaracinus amylolyticus genome:
- a CDS encoding cation:proton antiporter — MHFLLTLILQIGVILVVSRIVAAAFRRIQQPQVVGEMFAGILLGPSLLGWLAPDVSAFVFPRESLVHLNTLSQVGLVLFMFLVGLEFDPKLMRGRGHAALVTSHVSIIAPFFLGAALALHLYPQLSDSSVSFDGFALFMGAAMSVTAFPVLARILQERNLVRTKVGAVTIACAAVDDVTAWAILAVVIAIVRAESLHTPLWITLAGTVAYVLAMVFLVRPALGLIEKRYHNTGRVTQDLLAVVLLIALASAWTTEYLGIHALFGAFCIGAVMPKDKGLVHELAEKLEHVTVVFLLPIFFANAGLRTQIGLVTGAEMWIFFGLIMLVAVSGKFGGSTIAARMTGLSWRESSALGILMNTRGLMELVILTIGLDLGVISPALFAMMVMMALLTTFMTTPILQWLYPLRLMREAARDESEPDEFTVLVPVSLPASGPGLLRLARALVPSGRRPRVYGLHLRRSDEHAVTDLEGTPDLPAQEFALQPMLRAAQEASVEVRPLVFASERPGRDIADLARVKGADMVLLGWHKPVISRRILGGAVYDVMTNAPADVAVYLERRFAPWSRILVPCRDLARDLPALRAAGRIGATTGVPVTVLHIVPPSGTPSATDVELRAAVSSASDSQRAEVTLEQVRSDDPVGAVVSAARRGEHDLVVVGVSNAWGIEPAIFGVKHERLAEETEASLLILRTHEIAAQRAAVPRPALREAAE, encoded by the coding sequence ATGCACTTCCTCCTGACCCTGATCCTCCAGATCGGCGTGATCCTCGTGGTCTCGCGGATCGTCGCGGCCGCGTTCCGGCGCATCCAGCAGCCGCAGGTGGTCGGCGAGATGTTCGCCGGCATCCTCCTCGGCCCCTCGCTGCTCGGCTGGCTCGCGCCCGACGTCTCCGCGTTCGTCTTCCCGCGCGAGAGCCTCGTGCACCTGAACACGCTGAGCCAGGTCGGGCTCGTGCTGTTCATGTTCCTCGTCGGCCTCGAGTTCGATCCGAAGCTGATGCGCGGCCGCGGTCACGCCGCGCTCGTCACGAGCCACGTCAGCATCATCGCGCCCTTCTTCCTCGGCGCGGCGCTCGCGCTGCACCTCTATCCGCAGCTCTCGGACTCGTCGGTCTCGTTCGACGGCTTCGCGCTCTTCATGGGCGCGGCGATGAGCGTCACCGCGTTCCCGGTGCTCGCGCGGATCCTCCAGGAGCGCAACCTCGTCCGCACCAAGGTCGGCGCGGTGACCATCGCATGCGCCGCGGTCGACGACGTGACCGCGTGGGCGATCCTCGCCGTCGTCATCGCGATCGTGCGCGCGGAGTCGCTCCACACGCCGCTCTGGATCACGCTCGCCGGCACCGTCGCGTACGTGCTCGCGATGGTGTTCCTGGTGCGTCCCGCGCTCGGGCTGATCGAGAAGCGCTACCACAACACCGGGCGGGTCACGCAGGACCTGCTCGCGGTCGTCCTGCTCATCGCGCTCGCGTCGGCGTGGACCACCGAGTACCTCGGGATCCACGCGCTCTTCGGCGCGTTCTGCATCGGCGCGGTCATGCCGAAGGACAAGGGGCTCGTGCACGAGCTCGCGGAGAAGCTCGAGCACGTCACCGTCGTGTTCCTGCTCCCGATCTTCTTCGCGAACGCGGGCCTGCGCACCCAGATCGGCCTCGTGACCGGCGCCGAGATGTGGATCTTCTTCGGCCTCATCATGCTGGTCGCGGTCTCCGGCAAGTTCGGCGGCTCGACCATCGCGGCGCGCATGACCGGCCTCTCGTGGCGCGAGTCGAGCGCGCTCGGGATCCTGATGAACACCCGCGGTCTGATGGAGCTCGTCATCCTGACGATCGGCCTCGACCTCGGCGTCATCTCGCCCGCGCTCTTCGCGATGATGGTCATGATGGCGCTGCTCACGACCTTCATGACGACGCCGATCCTGCAGTGGCTCTACCCGCTGCGGCTGATGCGCGAGGCCGCGCGCGACGAGAGCGAGCCCGACGAGTTCACGGTGCTCGTCCCGGTGAGCCTGCCCGCGTCGGGGCCCGGCCTGCTGCGCCTCGCGCGCGCGCTCGTGCCCAGCGGTCGTCGGCCGCGCGTCTACGGCCTGCACCTGCGCCGCAGCGACGAGCACGCGGTGACCGATCTCGAGGGCACGCCCGACCTGCCGGCGCAGGAATTCGCACTGCAGCCGATGCTGCGCGCCGCGCAGGAGGCCTCGGTCGAGGTGCGTCCGCTCGTGTTCGCGTCGGAGCGACCGGGGCGCGACATCGCCGACCTCGCGCGCGTGAAGGGCGCCGACATGGTGCTGCTCGGGTGGCACAAGCCCGTCATCTCGCGGCGCATCCTCGGCGGCGCGGTCTACGACGTGATGACGAACGCGCCGGCGGACGTCGCGGTGTACCTCGAGCGTCGCTTCGCTCCCTGGTCGCGCATCCTCGTGCCGTGCCGCGACCTCGCGCGCGATCTCCCGGCGCTCCGCGCCGCGGGCCGCATCGGCGCGACCACCGGCGTGCCGGTCACGGTGCTCCACATCGTGCCGCCGAGCGGCACTCCCTCGGCGACCGACGTCGAGCTCCGCGCGGCGGTCTCGTCGGCGAGCGACTCGCAGCGCGCCGAGGTCACGCTCGAGCAGGTGCGCAGCGACGATCCGGTGGGCGCAGTGGTGTCCGCGGCGCGGCGCGGCGAGCACGATCTCGTCGTGGTCGGCGTCTCGAACGCGTGGGGCATCGAGCCCGCGATCTTCGGGGTGAAGCACGAGCGGCTCGCCGAGGAGACCGAGGCGTCGCTGCTCATCCTCCGCACCCACGAGATCGCCGCGCAGCGCGCTGCGGTCCCGCGGCCCG